ttctttttcaaaattttaatcaaatgtggatgataaattcttttccattttagtgtttgggAAAAGTTTGGTGGACTATGATCTTAACAAATAAGGATTTTTTATTGGTTAAGATGTAAAAAAGTTAGTCCAAACATTTAAAATATGACCTAAACCGAAtatgaaaacaaattaaaactcACTAAGAAATTGAAtacaaaaatgaataaaaaatccaaatcgaaccgaagattcagttttttgttttgaaaatgtattcctatttttgtttcgattcgattttgatttctgtatttttaaacccgaaccaaaatcaaactgaataactgaaccgattgacacccttacgcTTTAGCAACCGATTAgggttcttttcccttttgcctcccaaaaaaaccaaaaattagattAGGGTTATTTTCCCCTAAAAAGGGAGACTCACAAGACCACAATAACAAATGTACCTGAGAGTCGCATTTGCATGAAGGACCCATGACTTCAAAAATAGTTATTTTCAGAGGTCATACATCAAAGTATCCGATGTCTTGGACTACGAAGAAAGAAAGATGTAACAAATGGACGTCTGTAGCTTTAGGAGAAAAGTTTTCccgggggggttggggggggggggggggtgttggattagaaagtgaaatgaccacctcatcCTAATGAAAGACAGAAATCCCCCATGATGCTCTAGCATGTTTTCTCATTGGCCTCCCTTAtgtgcaggggccacgctcccTTACAAAGAATACTCACCCCTGATTAGTGTACGCAGACTGCAACGCACCATAGTTTTCCTCTTAAATAAGGAATAGTGGCAGAATCATAATTCTAGAATAGAGAGAGATTTTCCAAAATCGAAGATACGCAGAGGCGCTCTATAAACTTCAATAAaacattttaccaaaaaaaaaaaaaacttcaatatAACATAGTAGCGTCAGGGGCATATCTGTCAATTAGATAAATCAGGATTTTCTTTTTCGTAGAAGGTAAAATGGtacttctacccaaaaaaacaaaaacaaaaaaggtaaaatggtaCATAGTACATACCGTAAATCAGTGTTGTCTCCTAAATTAATTTCGggtgttaccaaaaaaaaagaggagaaaatcGGAACTCGAGCCACgccaaataaaagacttttctGGAATCTGACAAAATAGACAGGGGTTTTGATGACATTTCACTTTTCACATAAACATTGAtagtgtgcaatttcatttttgagctgCGTTATacaaaatcttttctttttccctgaaACTTTGGCCAAAAAAAACTTCGAGCCTTTTTCAAACCGAAACCctccattttctatttaatcCGCCCTTCCACTTCCTCACGACTCATGTACTAGCTGCTCTCCgcctctccctcttcttccgtaacacacacacacacacacaccttctctctttctctgggTGTTGTGCTGTCCCTCCTCCTATCTCTTAGCTACCAACCTTTGAGCTTCAAAAATGTCTTCCGCTTACcagcttctcttcttcccccaaACTGCTTATTCATCTGTTCTCAGCATCGAAGTGGTAGCTTGTGCACTCCTTTTGTTCATGCTCTTTGGTTTCTGGTTTGCTCCAGGTGGGCTTGCTTGGGCTCTCTCGAAAGCTCAAGCTCGAATGGCAATCCCCGGACCATCTGGGTTTCCTCTCCTTGGGTTGGTATTCGCCTTCACTGGCCCTGCGACTCACCGTGTTCTTGCTAAGCTCTCCCAAGGGTTCAATGCCCTTCAACTCATGGCCTTCTCTGTGGGTTTCACTCGTTTCATCGTATCAACTCACCCGGAGACTGCTAAAGATATTCTTAACAGTTCGGCCTTTTCTGATCGACCTGTTAAGGAATCTGCTTATGGTTTGCTCTTTCACCGAGCCATGGGTTTCGCTCCCTTTGGGGAGTATTGGAGGAACTTAAGGAGAATATCGGCTACTCATTTGTTCAGTCCAAAGAGAATCGCTAGTTTTGGGACTTCCCGGAGTGAAATCGGTTTGAAGATGGTTGAGGAGATTAAGACTTCGATGGTGTTGAAGGGAGAGGTCGAGATGAAGATGGTTCTGCATTATGGATCGCTCAACAACGTGATGATGAGTGTGTTCGGGAGGAGTTATGATTTCAAGAAGGGTGGAGACGGGTTTGAACTGGAGAGAATGGTCAGTGAAGGGTATGAGTTACTTGGGATCTTTAACTGGAGCGATCATTTCCCTATTCTGGGTAGGTTGGACTTGCAGGGAGTGAGGAAAAGATGCCGAAAACTTGTCTCTAAGGTGAATGTGTTTGTGGGAAAGATAATTGAGGAGCACAGGAGAAGGAGGGTTAATGGGGTTCTGGGTGATGATAGTGTTGGTGATTTCGTCGACGTTCTGCTGGACTTAGAGAAGGAAGACAGGCTCAGTCAGTCAGACATGATTGCTGTTCTTTGGGTTAGccatcttctccttcaatctatttTCCTCTCTTATCTCTGTTTTCCTTTTAATCATTATTGTAATTTGTTTTGCCTTGCCCAATATCTTTCTAAAGTTCCATTTTCCCATTTTAGATGTGTTGGTGATTTCTGTTTcatcttttattatttacaGCTGTGACTGATTAAACCCACTCTGTGATTTTGTTTTTACAGGAGATGATTTTCAGAGGGACAGATACTGTAGCCATTATTCTGGAGTGGATTATTGCAAGAATGGTGCTGCACCCAGAAATCCAGTCTAAAGCCCAATCTGAAATTGATGCTGTTGTGGGCACTACTCGTATAGTATCAGATTCTGATCTACAGAACCTCCCTTATCTGCAAGCAATAGTGAAGGAATCCTTGAGAATGCACCCTCCGGGTCCCCTTCTCTCATGGGCCCGACTTGCTGTCCATGATGTTCACATTGGGAACTACTTTGTCCCTGCTGGAACAACTGCTATGGTGAACATGTGGGCGATAACCCATAATGAAGCTATATGGTCAGAGCCCAATGAGTTCAAGCCTGAGCGATTCATGGAAGAAGACGTGAGCATTATGGGTTCGAATCTGAGGTTGGCACCTTTCGGGTCTGGGAGAAGGGTCTGCCCTGGTAAGGCTATGGGTCTTGCTACTGTTCAGCTCTGGTTGGCTCAGTTGCTTCAGAACTTCAAGTGGGTTCCTTCTGATTCTGGTGTGGACTTGTCCGAGTGCCTGAAGCTTTCTCTTGAGATGAAGAATCCATTGGTATGCGGTGCTGTTCCAAGGAATGTTTGATGTTTGCCTTGATTCTGGGTCTGTGGTTTCTTTTTTGATGGGTGTATGGAAGAAGTTACTTACTCTACTTAGTTGTAATAGATGGATTAAGATTGGAACTTAGGTTTAGTGAAGAAAAAACTTGCTAGTTAATTAGGTTTTCTTGTTTTGAGGCTTTTGTTCTGGGGCCTTTTTTACCTTCTTCCACCTTCTTTTGTGTATTGCTGATGCTGCTGATATGGTGGAATGTGGATGTTGGGTTGGGCTCATGTTTCATTATATACAATGCCAACTTGCGACTGATTTTCTATATTGACAAGTATTTCTCTTCAGATGTGATGGTAAATGGATctttaatttgtaattttagctatcaagtggtcatgggtttgagtctggaaacagtcaAGTCTCTTTGCGAAAGTAGGGGGAAGGTTACgaacattatgatcctccccaatAATgttcctccccagaccctgcggTGGCAGGACCCGAgcggagcctcgtgcattggcaATTGGGTATTCCCTTTTAGTTTGAATCAATAAATTTTCAAGTATCACTTTAATACCGAAACTTGGAAAATGGAGATGAATGTTTCAAAGTTGGTCTGCTCATCTGTTTTGCTCTTTTATATTCAAAGTTGGAAGTGGGACATGAATGTTTCAAGAAACAGAATGACCTTTTTGCTGATTATGCATGGGTTCTACTGTAACTTGTCCAACATAAAAAAAGGGTTACCACCTTCTCTGAGTAAAAGCTTTACGTGTTGCCTTACTAAGTTAGCTAATTGGTGAATGGTGGTGGCCTTGTGGGTTGGCTTTTTTTAGCTGATCACGGCATTCATCTTATGCCCAACCTTAATATCACTTCAAGT
The nucleotide sequence above comes from Telopea speciosissima isolate NSW1024214 ecotype Mountain lineage chromosome 3, Tspe_v1, whole genome shotgun sequence. Encoded proteins:
- the LOC122653599 gene encoding cytochrome P450 78A5 encodes the protein MSSAYQLLFFPQTAYSSVLSIEVVACALLLFMLFGFWFAPGGLAWALSKAQARMAIPGPSGFPLLGLVFAFTGPATHRVLAKLSQGFNALQLMAFSVGFTRFIVSTHPETAKDILNSSAFSDRPVKESAYGLLFHRAMGFAPFGEYWRNLRRISATHLFSPKRIASFGTSRSEIGLKMVEEIKTSMVLKGEVEMKMVLHYGSLNNVMMSVFGRSYDFKKGGDGFELERMVSEGYELLGIFNWSDHFPILGRLDLQGVRKRCRKLVSKVNVFVGKIIEEHRRRRVNGVLGDDSVGDFVDVLLDLEKEDRLSQSDMIAVLWEMIFRGTDTVAIILEWIIARMVLHPEIQSKAQSEIDAVVGTTRIVSDSDLQNLPYLQAIVKESLRMHPPGPLLSWARLAVHDVHIGNYFVPAGTTAMVNMWAITHNEAIWSEPNEFKPERFMEEDVSIMGSNLRLAPFGSGRRVCPGKAMGLATVQLWLAQLLQNFKWVPSDSGVDLSECLKLSLEMKNPLVCGAVPRNV